One Sphingomonas sp. LHG3406-1 genomic window carries:
- a CDS encoding alpha/beta hydrolase produces the protein MLRTLIAAALLLSLPVSAHAQDDRMTPVATPAQPTAIPLGTGKLSGAANAESWHRQYGSLFARNVTEATLTPFLADPAKATGAAVIVAPGGGFRTLSMSNEGWDVARALADRGISAFVLKYRLNQTPAAMPDFERSMAEMFSGAARAGGPPRPLQPQLADARAAFALIRARSADWRVDPRRIGMVGFSAGAMLTMATTLQVPDARPAFIANIYGPLGPMAAPADAPPLFIALAADDPLFGSGGFGLVDSWRSARRPVELHLYEQGGHGFGMYPKETTSTGWFEAFVSWLRMHGQLKR, from the coding sequence ATGCTTCGCACCTTGATCGCCGCCGCCTTGCTGCTGTCGCTTCCGGTCTCCGCCCATGCGCAGGACGACCGCATGACCCCGGTCGCCACGCCCGCCCAGCCGACCGCCATCCCGCTCGGCACCGGCAAGCTTTCCGGCGCGGCCAATGCCGAAAGCTGGCACCGCCAATATGGCAGCCTGTTCGCCCGCAACGTGACCGAGGCGACGCTCACCCCGTTTCTCGCCGACCCAGCGAAGGCGACCGGCGCCGCCGTCATCGTCGCGCCGGGCGGGGGCTTTCGCACCCTCTCCATGTCGAACGAGGGCTGGGACGTCGCCCGAGCCCTCGCCGACCGCGGCATCTCCGCCTTCGTGCTGAAGTACCGGCTCAACCAGACCCCGGCGGCCATGCCCGACTTCGAGCGCTCCATGGCGGAGATGTTCTCCGGCGCGGCGCGCGCCGGCGGCCCACCCCGGCCGCTCCAACCGCAGCTCGCCGACGCCCGCGCCGCCTTCGCCCTGATCCGCGCCCGCTCGGCCGACTGGCGCGTCGACCCGCGGCGCATCGGCATGGTCGGTTTCTCGGCGGGCGCGATGCTGACCATGGCGACGACCCTGCAGGTGCCCGACGCACGCCCCGCCTTCATCGCCAACATCTATGGTCCGCTCGGCCCGATGGCAGCGCCCGCGGACGCTCCACCCCTGTTCATCGCGCTCGCCGCCGACGATCCCCTGTTCGGCTCCGGCGGCTTCGGCCTCGTCGACAGCTGGCGCTCCGCCAGACGACCGGTCGAGCTCCACCTCTACGAGCAGGGCGGCCACGGCTTCGGCATGTACCCCAAGGAGACCACCAGCACCGGCTGGTTCGAGGCCTTCGTCAGCTGGCTGAGGATGCACGGACAGTTGAAGCGCTGA
- a CDS encoding family 43 glycosylhydrolase, which produces MLALTLFAGLSLGTALPNAPGSNPIIRDRFTADPAPLVVGNRLYLYVGHDEARDGEMFNMREWLVYSTTDMKRWTPHGPIMRVADFRWAKADAWAAQAIRKNDRYYFYAAVEHDDSNPGKAIAVAVSDRPTGPFVDARGSALVTNSMTPKGTHSWEDIDPTVFTDDDGTSWIAWGNRQAYIARLKANMIELDGPITEITPPHFEEGPWLHKRGSLYYLTYASLDRSRHKDERVSYATAPTIRGPWTYRGELTGSAQNSFTIHPGIARFRGRWYLFLHNAALTIGDRKGALGRRSVTVEHLRYRPDGTMIPVVQTTAGVSR; this is translated from the coding sequence TTGTTAGCGCTAACGCTGTTTGCCGGCCTGTCGCTCGGCACGGCCCTCCCCAACGCGCCGGGAAGCAACCCGATCATCCGCGATCGCTTCACCGCCGATCCCGCGCCCCTGGTCGTCGGCAATCGCCTCTATCTCTACGTCGGCCATGACGAGGCGCGCGACGGCGAGATGTTCAACATGCGCGAATGGCTGGTCTATTCGACCACCGATATGAAGCGCTGGACCCCGCATGGCCCGATCATGCGCGTGGCCGACTTCCGCTGGGCCAAGGCCGACGCCTGGGCCGCGCAGGCTATCCGCAAGAACGACCGCTACTATTTCTACGCCGCGGTCGAGCATGACGACAGCAATCCGGGCAAGGCGATCGCCGTTGCCGTGTCCGACCGCCCGACCGGTCCCTTCGTCGATGCGCGCGGCAGCGCCCTCGTCACCAACAGCATGACGCCCAAGGGCACCCACAGCTGGGAGGATATCGATCCCACCGTCTTTACCGACGACGACGGCACCAGCTGGATCGCCTGGGGCAACCGCCAGGCCTATATCGCCCGCCTCAAAGCCAACATGATCGAGCTCGACGGGCCGATCACCGAGATCACGCCGCCGCACTTCGAGGAGGGTCCCTGGCTGCACAAGCGCGGCAGTCTCTATTACCTCACCTATGCGTCGCTGGACCGCAGCAGGCACAAGGACGAGCGCGTCTCCTACGCGACGGCGCCAACCATCCGCGGCCCCTGGACCTACCGCGGCGAACTGACCGGCTCGGCGCAGAACAGCTTCACCATCCACCCCGGAATCGCCCGTTTCCGAGGCCGCTGGTACCTCTTCCTTCACAATGCCGCGCTGACCATCGGCGATCGCAAGGGCGCGCTCGGCCGCCGCTCCGTTACCGTCGAGCATCTCCGCTACCGCCCGGACGGCACCATGATCCCCGTCGTCCAGACCACCGCCGGCGTGTCCCGCTGA
- a CDS encoding ATP-binding protein — translation MSGAAEARSRRALTQVEQNRMTVAVDMGLSPQGTPVTIDLEELLATRLLVQGNSGSGKSHLLRRLLEKSAGQVQQIVIDPEGDFVTLAGPYGHLAIEASDHDEKEIARAALRIREHRASVVLSLEGLEAEGQMRCAAAFLSALFEAPRDHWYPALVVVDEAQLFAPAGGGEVAEEVRRASLSAMTNLMCRGRKRGLAGIIATQRLAKLAKNVAAEASNFLMGRTFLDIDMARAADLLGMERRQAEAIRDLPRGTFLALGPAISRRPLSVAIGEVETRARSMSPKLVPLPEATAGEDLQQLLFQPGFDFDLPTAPVSRPEPKPASETLLEQLAAKQAAPAPSLPTKSDEEQAGAVAAALEAMVADPDSSGRSAAVLYQDFAVRCRMAGVAPAPLDLPAFTRRLAMARAGIFTEDPDWQPALDAAQGLPEDMLGPFLLLARAARDAAPTPSDEAIAASYGTASLGRARRLLSYIESRDLIVTRTDLSGKRSIAIPRLGWSTAAA, via the coding sequence CTGAGCGGAGCGGCGGAGGCGCGCAGTCGAAGGGCGCTCACCCAAGTTGAACAGAACAGAATGACCGTCGCCGTCGACATGGGGCTCTCGCCGCAAGGCACCCCCGTCACCATCGATCTTGAGGAACTGCTGGCGACCCGCCTGCTCGTCCAGGGCAACAGCGGATCCGGCAAATCGCACCTCCTGCGCCGGTTGCTCGAAAAGAGCGCGGGGCAGGTGCAGCAGATCGTCATCGATCCCGAAGGCGACTTCGTCACGCTCGCCGGCCCCTACGGCCACCTCGCCATCGAGGCGTCGGACCATGACGAGAAGGAGATCGCCCGCGCCGCGCTGCGCATCCGCGAGCATCGCGCTTCGGTCGTGCTCAGCCTCGAAGGACTGGAAGCCGAAGGGCAGATGCGTTGCGCCGCGGCCTTCCTGTCGGCCCTGTTCGAAGCACCGCGCGACCATTGGTATCCCGCGCTCGTCGTCGTCGACGAGGCCCAGCTGTTCGCGCCCGCCGGCGGCGGCGAAGTGGCGGAGGAGGTCCGCCGCGCCAGCCTGTCGGCCATGACCAACCTCATGTGCCGCGGCCGCAAGCGCGGGCTGGCCGGGATCATCGCCACCCAGCGCCTTGCCAAGCTCGCCAAGAATGTCGCGGCGGAAGCCTCCAACTTCCTGATGGGCCGGACCTTCCTCGACATCGACATGGCCCGCGCCGCCGACCTGCTCGGAATGGAGCGGCGCCAGGCCGAGGCGATCCGCGACCTGCCGCGCGGCACCTTCCTCGCGCTTGGGCCCGCGATCAGCCGCCGGCCGCTCAGCGTCGCCATCGGCGAGGTCGAGACCCGCGCCCGATCGATGAGCCCGAAGCTGGTGCCGCTTCCGGAAGCGACGGCCGGCGAGGATCTGCAGCAGCTGCTGTTCCAGCCCGGCTTCGACTTCGACCTGCCGACCGCGCCCGTGTCCCGGCCCGAGCCGAAGCCGGCGTCCGAAACCCTCCTCGAGCAGCTCGCCGCCAAGCAGGCCGCGCCGGCGCCCTCGCTCCCGACCAAATCCGACGAGGAGCAGGCCGGAGCCGTCGCCGCCGCGCTGGAGGCGATGGTCGCCGACCCGGACTCCAGTGGCCGCTCCGCCGCGGTCCTCTACCAGGATTTCGCCGTCCGCTGCCGCATGGCCGGGGTCGCGCCCGCGCCGCTCGACCTGCCCGCCTTCACCCGCCGCCTCGCCATGGCCCGTGCCGGCATCTTCACCGAGGATCCTGACTGGCAGCCGGCGCTGGACGCGGCGCAGGGCCTGCCGGAGGACATGCTCGGCCCCTTCCTGCTGCTTGCGCGCGCCGCCCGCGACGCAGCCCCGACCCCCAGCGACGAAGCGATCGCCGCCAGCTACGGCACCGCCAGCCTCGGCCGCGCCCGCCGCCTCCTCAGCTACATCGAGAGCCGGGACCTCATCGTCACCCGGACCGACCTCAGCGGCAAGCGCAGCATCGCCATCCCCCGCCTCGGCTGGAGCACCGCGGCGGCCTGA
- a CDS encoding Crp/Fnr family transcriptional regulator has translation MSVDSAALLTQRLSRRAALTSQELEELGNLPYSRRRLAPATYLVREGEPVTFCAILLEGCAIRHKIVRDGGRQIVSLCVPGDALDFQSLYLEYADHNIQTLTYATVDLIPVSAFRDLTSRCPGVAKAISKDILIDCAMLREQVTSLGRRDGRTRFAHALCEFAARSPSRLSQDVEHHLTITQEQMGDLLGLTTVHVSRLFKDFEKNGLIDRNRGTITYQLSDELIEEGDFNSLYLHGDEVPLRSA, from the coding sequence ATGTCGGTTGATTCTGCTGCGCTGCTCACCCAAAGACTGTCGAGACGCGCAGCCCTCACCTCGCAGGAGCTGGAGGAGCTAGGGAACCTCCCATACAGTAGAAGAAGGCTTGCTCCGGCGACCTATCTGGTTCGCGAAGGCGAACCGGTCACATTTTGCGCCATCCTGCTTGAGGGGTGCGCCATTCGGCACAAGATCGTCCGCGACGGAGGGCGCCAGATCGTGTCCCTCTGCGTGCCCGGCGATGCCCTAGATTTCCAGAGTCTCTACCTGGAGTATGCCGATCACAACATCCAGACACTGACCTACGCTACCGTCGACCTGATACCCGTTTCAGCCTTCAGGGACCTGACCTCTCGCTGTCCCGGGGTCGCCAAGGCGATCAGCAAGGACATACTGATCGACTGCGCCATGCTTCGAGAACAAGTCACCAGCCTTGGTCGGCGCGATGGAAGAACCAGGTTCGCTCATGCCCTGTGCGAGTTCGCCGCCAGGTCGCCTTCCCGCTTGTCCCAGGACGTAGAACATCACCTTACGATCACCCAGGAGCAAATGGGCGATCTGCTGGGATTGACCACGGTTCATGTGAGCAGGCTGTTCAAAGACTTCGAGAAGAACGGTCTCATCGATCGCAATCGTGGAACGATCACGTACCAACTGAGTGACGAACTGATCGAAGAGGGCGACTTCAACTCCTTGTACCTGCACGGCGACGAGGTCCCCCTGCGCTCAGCTTGA